GCTCGGCATCGTCTCGCTCGCGCGCACCAACGCCGCGACGACGGCGATGTACGAGAACAACTTCACCGGCTTCGAGGCCGCCGCGGGAGTCCGCCGCGCCGTGCTGGAGATGCGTCTCGCGGTCGCCAACCACGCCATCTCCGAGGACGACGCCGAGATGGCGAAGCACGAGGAGACGGCGCTCGCGGCGGAGGCCTCCGCCCGCGAGTCGGTCGAGAGCTACCGGTCGCTCGACCTGACGACGGAGCAGCAGGACCTGCTCGACGAGGTCCTCGCCGACCTCGACTCCTACGTCGAGGTGCGCGACGGGGAGATGCTGGTGGCGAGCCGGGCGAACGACCTCGCCTCCTGGCGTGCGGCACGTGAGGACGCCAACGGCTCGATCACCGCGATGATGGACGCGGTCCAGAGCCTCGTGGACCTCGAGAAGGCCGACGCGAAGCGCGCCGTCGACGACTCGACCGCGACCTACCAGGCGAACCGCGCCCTCGTCCTCGTCATCCTCGTGGTCGGCCTCGTGCTGGCGATCGGGCTCGGCGTCCTCATCGCGCGCTCGATCGTCACGGGTCTGGCGCGGGTGCGCCGGGTGTGCGACGCGCTCGAGCGCGGCGACCTGACGGTGACAGCGGGACTCACGTCCGCCGACGAGGTCGGCCGCATGGGCGCCGCGCTCGACAGCGCGATCGGGTCGCTGCGCACGGTCGTCACGACGATCGACGCGTCCTCGGGCACGCTCGCGGGCGCGGCCGAGGAGATGTCGAGCACGAGCGCGCAGATCGCCGCGAACGCCGACGAGACCGCGTCGCAGGCCGGGGTCGTCTCGGCGGCCGCCGAGCAGGTGTCCCGCAGCGTCCAGACGGTCGCGGCAGGTGCCGAGCAGATGGGCTCCTCGATCGCCGAGATCGCGTCCAACGCGAGCCAGGCCGCGCAGGTCGCGAGCCAGGCCGTGGACGCGGCGAGCGCGACGACCGAGGTCATGAACCGGCTCGGTGAGTCGAGCAAGCAGATCGGCAACGTCGTCAAGGTCATCACGAGCATCGCCGAGCAGACGAACCTCCTCGCGCTGAACGCGACCATCGAGGCCGCGCGCGCCGGGGAGGCCGGCAAGGGCTTCGCGGTCGTCGCCGGCGAGGTCAAGGAGCTCGCGCAGGAGACCGCGCGCGCGACCGAGGACATCGCGCGGCGCGTCGAGGGCATCCAGGAGGACACGGCCGGCGCGGTCACGGCCATCGACCGCATCTCCCAGGTCATCGCGTCGATCAACGACTTCCAGATGACGATCGCCTCGGCGGTCGAGGAGCAGACCGCGACGACCTCGGAGATCAGCCGCAGCGTCGCCGAGGCGGCGACGGGCTCGGGCGAGATCGCCGCGAACATTGCCGCCGTGGCCGGCGCCGCGCAGCTCACCACGCAGGGTGCGGCGGAGTCGCAGCAGGCGGTGACAGAGCTCGCGACGATGTCGACCCAGCTCAAGACCCTCGTCGGGCGCTTCACGGCCTGAGGCCGGGGGCCCGCCGCCCGGCCGCTCCGGCGGCGGCGCGTCGCTCCCGCGCAGGACGGAACCCCCCGGTCGTCGACCGGGGGGTTCCGTGTGCGGGTGCTGGGGTCAGGCCCGGGTCACCAGATCTCTCCCGCCTCCCGGAGCGCCGGGATGTAGCCGTAGGGGAGGACCCCCGTGAGCTCGGTGTGCGTGCCCTCGACCTCGAGCTGGAGCGTCGGGGCGAGCGTGCCGCCGTAGATGTCGGGGCCTCCGCCGTCGCGCGGGATCGTGTCGATGAAGCTCTCGACGAGGAAGTTCGGCATCACGAAGTGCGAGTAGTTCTGCAGCGGTGCGTCGGCCGGGTTGCCGAGCACGAGGCCGCTCTCGTTGAGCGGGCGGTAGTTGCTGCGCAGGCCGGGGCCGACGAAGCCGTAGAGTCCGTCGGGGCCGGACAGCCCCGGGGCGAACGTGAACTGGTGGCTGATCGTCCACAGGTAGTAGTCGCCGTCGTCCACGACGAGGTGCGGACGCTCGGTCTGCTGGTTGGTGCACTCGGCCGACAGCAGCGGCGGCAGGAGCTCCCAGCTGTTCATGTCCTCTTCGTCGCCCGTGAGCCTCATCAGCCCGATGTTGCCGGTGTAGAGGTTCGACCTGGGTGGGACGACGTGCCCGGCGGGCACCCGTCCGATCTCCTTGCGGTCGCACGTGTGGCTGCCCGCGGGTCCGGGGTTGTTGCCCTCGAACAGGATGTACACGTTGTGGTCGGTCGGGTCGCGGAACACGAACGGGTCGCGGAACGCGTAGATGATCGCGTCGGGCACCGCCTGCGACTGCTCCATGGTCTGGTACAGGTAGCCGTCGGCCTCGGCGATGATCGTGTGGTCCTCGAAGCCGGTGAACCAGACGCCCTCGTCGTCCGCGTGGATCCGGCCCTGTGCGTGCGCGAGGCGCTGCAGCGCGTCGGTCGGGTCGATCTCCGTGGGGTTGTCGCGGCCGGACGCGGTGTAGAAGGCGTCGACCGTGCCGTCGTCGCTGACGACCGTCGAGCCCGCCCACTCACGCGAGCCGAACGACGAGCCGGCGGGGAACAGCTCGCCGCCGTACGTCCAGGTCTGCGCGTCGTCGGAGTAGAAGTACCCGATCTTCGCCTGCCAGTGGCGGTCGCCGAAGAAGATGTCCCGGGGCGCGACGAGCGAGAAGATGATGTTCCAGCCGCCGTAGGAGACGGGGTTCATGTCGAGGTCGCTCAGGGGCCAGGTGTCCCAGATCCAGACCTCGTCGGTCATGATCGGGAACTCCTGCGGTATGCGCGGGGTCGTGTTGGACGGGTCGGACGCGATCTTCAGCGCCTGCGCCCGGGTCCAGTTCGCGGTGTAGGGCGCCGCGGGGTCGTAGACGGCGTTGATCGTCACGTCCCCGCCGGAGGGTCGTGGTCGTTCGAGCGCACCTGCGGGTAGCTGTGCGGTCAGGACGAGTGCACCCGCGAGCGCCCCGTAGAGGGCGCGCCGGATCGTGCGGTTCATGTGGTCTCCCGTGGGATAGGACCGTGGCGGCGCGCGCAGGGACACGGGCTGCCGCCCGTGCGCGGTGCGTGTGCCGTGACGATCGCGTCCGTCGACGACGATGTCGGCGGGCATGATGCGGATGGTCGGCGCCGGACGTCTCGGCGCGGTGGAGGCGTGGTGTCCTCGTCCCCCTGTCAGGCGGTCGCGAGCGACCGGATGTGATCCACCTAACACCCGGCTCCGAGGTCCGACAAGGGTGTGGAGCGACTCTCATCGAGTTCTCACGCGCGGGGCGGGCCGGCTTCCGGGCGGCCTTCCGACGCTGACCTGCGCACCCGTCCTGGACCGTCGCCCAGGTGCCCTTTGGGGCATCGGCGAGGCGCTCGGGACCTCTTACGCCGGGATCGGCTCGAGCTCGACGGTGAAGCCGAACGAGCGCCGCTCCCCGGGCTCCAGGCGGATCACCGCGGCCTGGTCGGGCCGGTTGAACGCGTCGGTCATGACCTCGACGGGCTCGACCGCGAGCGACGCCCGCCGGTCGCGGGCGAGCGTGTCGCCCGTGAACACGTGCACGAGCCCGCGGTGCTGCCGGACGAGCAGGCGGGTGCCCGTCGCCGGGTCGTGCACGGCGGCCGGCAGAGCGGGGTCGAGCCCGCCGAAGGCCGCGTCGAGCACGACGTCGCCCAGCGGGTGCCACGACGGTGCGCTGACCTGCGCGAACGCCTCCGCACCCGGCAGCGGCAGGAGCGCGTCGTCGGTGCGCACCGCGACCGACGCGGGGAGGTCGAGGTCGAGGTTGTCGACGCGCGCCGTGCCGGGCAGCCGGAAGTAGGGGTGCCAGCCGCTCGCGTACGGTGCCGCGACGTCCCCGACGTTGTGCCCGGTGATCTCGACGGCGAGCGTGCGCGGGCCGAGCGTGTACGTCACCTCGACGACCACGGCGAACGGGTAGCCGGCGGCGGGGGAGTCGGCGAGGGCCGTGCAGCGCAGCCGCAGCGAGGCGTGCTCGCCGTCTCCTGGCGGCGGCGCGTCGGTGCGCTCGACGACCCTGAACGGCAGCGTCCGCACGAGCCCGTGGTAGACGACGCGGTCGGTGGCGCCCGGCGCGAGGTCGTGCTCGACGCCGTCGAACGTGTAGCGCGCGTCCGCGACCCGGTTGCAGAACGGCGCCATGATCCCGTTGCGGACCCCGTTCTGGTCCGCGAGCTCGGCGTCGTCCCGGTAGCCGTCGAGCAGGTCCCACGCCGCGCCGCGGTGCGGGACGAGCCACCGCAGCGGGGTCGCGCCGAGGAGCGCGACGTGCAGCTCGGCGTCGCCCGCGTGCAGGACCTCGGTCGCGCTCATGCCCAGCTCCCCTTGTCGGCCGTCTCGAGCGTGCGGGTGGTGCGGTCGGCGCCCGCGGGCTCGGGCGGCGGGATCTCGCCGGAGCCGCGTGCGACGAGGCGGGTGGGCAGGACGATGCGCTCGGGGGGCAGGTCGGGGTCGGCGAGGCGGGCGAAGACGCGCTCGGCGGCGGCGCGGCCGATGTCGGCGGGGTTCTGGGCGACGACGGTGATGCCGGGGTCGACGAGGTCGGCGAGGGCGAAGTCGTCGAAGCCGACGAGGGCGACGGTGTGCTGGGCGCCGAGCTCGCGCAGGGCGCGGATGGCGCCGATGGTGACGAGGTTCTGGCTCGTGAACAGCGCGGTCGGCGGCTCGGGGGCGGTCAGCAGCGCCAGCGTCGCGGTGAGCGCGGCGTCCGCGTCGTGCAGGTCGCCGATCTCGAGCCGCGCGGCGGCCGGGACACCGGCGGCGTGGAGCGCCCGGCGGTAGCCCTCGTGCCGCTGGCGCGCCGTCGCGATCTGGCCGAGGTCCCCCAGGTACGCGATCCGGCGGTGCCCGTGCGCGAGGAGGTGGGCGGTCGCGAGCTCGGCGCCCGCGACGTTGTCGACCACGACGCTGTCGACGTCGATGCCGACCGGGGGACGGTCGACCATGACCACGGGCGTCCCGGTCTCG
The Cellulomonas sp. NS3 DNA segment above includes these coding regions:
- a CDS encoding LacI family DNA-binding transcriptional regulator; this translates as MKDVAALAGVGIKTVSRVVNGEPGVSAAMAERVARAAEALSFQPDLIAGNLRRSGRRSMSLGLLLASVDNPFCAAIHRAVEDVAEGRRVAVFSASTDEDPRRERALVAAFTSRRVDGLIITATAGDQTYLRAELETGTPVVMVDRPPVGIDVDSVVVDNVAGAELATAHLLAHGHRRIAYLGDLGQIATARQRHEGYRRALHAAGVPAAARLEIGDLHDADAALTATLALLTAPEPPTALFTSQNLVTIGAIRALRELGAQHTVALVGFDDFALADLVDPGITVVAQNPADIGRAAAERVFARLADPDLPPERIVLPTRLVARGSGEIPPPEPAGADRTTRTLETADKGSWA
- a CDS encoding aldose 1-epimerase codes for the protein MSATEVLHAGDAELHVALLGATPLRWLVPHRGAAWDLLDGYRDDAELADQNGVRNGIMAPFCNRVADARYTFDGVEHDLAPGATDRVVYHGLVRTLPFRVVERTDAPPPGDGEHASLRLRCTALADSPAAGYPFAVVVEVTYTLGPRTLAVEITGHNVGDVAAPYASGWHPYFRLPGTARVDNLDLDLPASVAVRTDDALLPLPGAEAFAQVSAPSWHPLGDVVLDAAFGGLDPALPAAVHDPATGTRLLVRQHRGLVHVFTGDTLARDRRASLAVEPVEVMTDAFNRPDQAAVIRLEPGERRSFGFTVELEPIPA
- a CDS encoding methyl-accepting chemotaxis protein, which translates into the protein MSAERRTSLLSRFRDLGVNTRILAAVLTAALVAGIIGTLGIVSLARTNAATTAMYENNFTGFEAAAGVRRAVLEMRLAVANHAISEDDAEMAKHEETALAAEASARESVESYRSLDLTTEQQDLLDEVLADLDSYVEVRDGEMLVASRANDLASWRAAREDANGSITAMMDAVQSLVDLEKADAKRAVDDSTATYQANRALVLVILVVGLVLAIGLGVLIARSIVTGLARVRRVCDALERGDLTVTAGLTSADEVGRMGAALDSAIGSLRTVVTTIDASSGTLAGAAEEMSSTSAQIAANADETASQAGVVSAAAEQVSRSVQTVAAGAEQMGSSIAEIASNASQAAQVASQAVDAASATTEVMNRLGESSKQIGNVVKVITSIAEQTNLLALNATIEAARAGEAGKGFAVVAGEVKELAQETARATEDIARRVEGIQEDTAGAVTAIDRISQVIASINDFQMTIASAVEEQTATTSEISRSVAEAATGSGEIAANIAAVAGAAQLTTQGAAESQQAVTELATMSTQLKTLVGRFTA
- a CDS encoding glycoside hydrolase family 68 protein translates to MNRTIRRALYGALAGALVLTAQLPAGALERPRPSGGDVTINAVYDPAAPYTANWTRAQALKIASDPSNTTPRIPQEFPIMTDEVWIWDTWPLSDLDMNPVSYGGWNIIFSLVAPRDIFFGDRHWQAKIGYFYSDDAQTWTYGGELFPAGSSFGSREWAGSTVVSDDGTVDAFYTASGRDNPTEIDPTDALQRLAHAQGRIHADDEGVWFTGFEDHTIIAEADGYLYQTMEQSQAVPDAIIYAFRDPFVFRDPTDHNVYILFEGNNPGPAGSHTCDRKEIGRVPAGHVVPPRSNLYTGNIGLMRLTGDEEDMNSWELLPPLLSAECTNQQTERPHLVVDDGDYYLWTISHQFTFAPGLSGPDGLYGFVGPGLRSNYRPLNESGLVLGNPADAPLQNYSHFVMPNFLVESFIDTIPRDGGGPDIYGGTLAPTLQLEVEGTHTELTGVLPYGYIPALREAGEIW